From a region of the Salvelinus namaycush isolate Seneca chromosome 40, SaNama_1.0, whole genome shotgun sequence genome:
- the LOC120033712 gene encoding SOSS complex subunit B2-like isoform X2, with protein MGMRFAPARWGSFPHYFRSLLHANLLYLSPVKWDNCSLSQSFSILLPLPFSPSLPCQVADKSGCITLSVWDELGGLIQPGDILRLTRGYASLWKGCLTLYTGRGGDLQKIGDFCMVFSEVPNFSEPNAEVLAQANRPSKVESQNSSSVRQSSTPSVPTHTYSSNECSPLSQNPTYGSTGRQNGRGNGGPGQGNGGPVTDPMGNSRDPRQGLKRK; from the exons ATGGGCATGAGGTTCGCTCCTGCAAGGTGGGGATCATTTCCTCATTATTTTCGCTCTCTCCTTCATGCAaaccttctctacctctctcctgtAAAGTGGGATAATTGCTCTCTTTCACAATCCTTTTCTATTCTActccctctccccttttctccctccctcccctgtcaGGTGGCTGATAAGAGTGGGTGCATCACCCTGTCTGTGTGGGACGAGTTGGGTGGACTCATCCAGCCAGGAGACATCCTCCGTCTCACACGAgg CTATGCATCCCTGTGGAAGGGCTGTCTGACTCTTTACACAGGCAGAGGAGGAGACCTGCAGAAGATAGGAGA TTTTTGCATGGTCTTCTCTGAGGTGCCAAACTTTAGTGAACCAAACGCAGAGGTACTGGCCCAGGCCAACAGGCCG tcTAAAGTTGAGTCCCAGAACAGTTCTTCTGTCAGGCAAAGCTCCACCCCCTCAGTCCCCACCCACACATACTCTTCCAATGAATGCTCTCCGCTCTCCCAGAATCCAACCTATGGGAGCACAGGACGGCAGAATGGGCGAGGCAACGGAGGTCCTGGGCAAGGCAACGGAGGTCCTGTCACCGACCCTATGGGCAACAGCAGGGACCCACGGCAAGGGCTAAAGAGGAAATGA
- the LOC120033712 gene encoding SOSS complex subunit B2-like isoform X1, which yields MFANVPNDDQFLIKDIKSGLKNINVIFIVLEMGRVTKTKDGHEVRSCKVADKSGCITLSVWDELGGLIQPGDILRLTRGYASLWKGCLTLYTGRGGDLQKIGDFCMVFSEVPNFSEPNAEVLAQANRPVSTHTRMIYTFYYTCYFLHLPSSPSPLPFSLFISSSSLQSKVESQNSSSVRQSSTPSVPTHTYSSNECSPLSQNPTYGSTGRQNGRGNGGPGQGNGGPVTDPMGNSRDPRQGLKRK from the exons ATGTTCGCCAATGTGCCAAACGATGATCAATTCTTGATAAAAGACATAAAGTCGGGATTGAAGAATATAAATGTAATCTTTATCGTGTTGGAAATGG GAAGGGTAACTAAAACAAAGGATGGGCATGAGGTTCGCTCCTGCAAG GTGGCTGATAAGAGTGGGTGCATCACCCTGTCTGTGTGGGACGAGTTGGGTGGACTCATCCAGCCAGGAGACATCCTCCGTCTCACACGAgg CTATGCATCCCTGTGGAAGGGCTGTCTGACTCTTTACACAGGCAGAGGAGGAGACCTGCAGAAGATAGGAGA TTTTTGCATGGTCTTCTCTGAGGTGCCAAACTTTAGTGAACCAAACGCAGAGGTACTGGCCCAGGCCAACAGGCCGGTGAGTACACACACCAGAATGATCTATACATTTTATtatacatgttattttctacatctcccctcctccccatcacctcttcctttctctctgttcatctcatcctcctctctccagtcTAAAGTTGAGTCCCAGAACAGTTCTTCTGTCAGGCAAAGCTCCACCCCCTCAGTCCCCACCCACACATACTCTTCCAATGAATGCTCTCCGCTCTCCCAGAATCCAACCTATGGGAGCACAGGACGGCAGAATGGGCGAGGCAACGGAGGTCCTGGGCAAGGCAACGGAGGTCCTGTCACCGACCCTATGGGCAACAGCAGGGACCCACGGCAAGGGCTAAAGAGGAAATGA